One Bradyrhizobium sp. CCGB12 genomic window carries:
- a CDS encoding O-methyltransferase has product MTTSTITSLAPLLDRLFDEAEAASGATLAAVADLSDADRARMMRSKTAYRDLYGRLKDAPLAVSRETGSLLYMLARSARARAIVEFGTSFGISTLHLAAALRDNGGGRLITSEFEPSKAARARDNLSAGGVIDLVEIREGDAVKTLGADLPDTIDLVLLDGAKALYPDILDLLESHLKPGAIIVADNADDSPDYLARVRKPGSGYMSTPFAEDVELSVRID; this is encoded by the coding sequence ATGACCACCTCAACCATCACATCGCTTGCGCCGCTGCTGGATCGACTGTTCGACGAAGCCGAGGCAGCAAGTGGCGCAACGTTGGCCGCCGTCGCCGATCTATCCGATGCCGACCGGGCGCGGATGATGCGGAGCAAGACCGCTTACCGCGATCTCTATGGACGCCTGAAGGACGCCCCGCTTGCGGTCTCACGCGAGACCGGCAGCCTGCTCTACATGCTGGCGCGCAGCGCCCGCGCCAGGGCGATCGTCGAGTTTGGCACCTCGTTCGGCATCTCCACCCTGCACCTTGCCGCAGCTCTGCGCGACAATGGCGGCGGCCGCCTCATCACCAGCGAGTTCGAGCCGTCCAAGGCGGCGCGGGCGCGGGACAACCTCTCGGCCGGCGGCGTGATCGATCTCGTCGAAATCCGCGAAGGCGATGCGGTGAAGACACTCGGTGCCGATCTGCCTGATACGATCGATCTCGTGCTGCTCGACGGTGCCAAGGCGCTCTACCCCGATATCCTGGATCTGCTCGAATCCCATCTCAAACCAGGCGCAATCATCGTCGCCGACAATGCCGACGACAGCCCCGACTATCTGGCGCGCGTGCGCAAGCCCGGAAGCGGCTACATGTCCACGCCCTTTGCCGAAGACGTCGAACTCTCGGTGCGGATCGACTGA
- a CDS encoding SH3 domain-containing protein: MRLKSVLLAALLLAPTAALAAPGIVTVSTGLRAGPGTGFPLVDRVPGGARVNIHGCLRGNAWCDVSFSDDRGWVSSQYLEYLYRNHYVYLPDYVDEIDVPIAPFVLTSYWSSHYGGRPWYRRHAYWNNYWTSHQRVATRMTIDPRAARIGRAATRDAAIALERSGVRGKGDAAISRRDATTPRHDAAIAKRNAAVAADRTRAGRSERTMNERAAVQSRSPRDAQARMTHDRAASRAVVRTQPMTRAHEAPRVSAAPAARPATPQTPHMARPNVSHGSPMNARAQMPAARATAPAMPHSGGGAPHVNAAPRGGNPPAGGPGGGHQKH; this comes from the coding sequence ATGAGACTCAAGAGCGTTCTACTTGCCGCATTGCTGCTCGCCCCGACGGCCGCGCTGGCCGCGCCGGGCATCGTCACCGTCTCGACCGGCCTGCGCGCCGGACCGGGCACGGGCTTTCCCCTGGTCGATCGCGTCCCCGGGGGTGCCCGCGTCAACATCCATGGGTGCCTGCGCGGCAATGCCTGGTGTGACGTGAGCTTCTCCGACGATCGTGGTTGGGTGTCGTCACAATATCTCGAATATCTCTATCGCAATCACTACGTTTATCTCCCCGACTATGTCGATGAGATCGACGTTCCGATCGCCCCCTTCGTACTGACGTCGTACTGGTCGAGTCACTATGGAGGACGGCCCTGGTATCGCCGCCACGCCTATTGGAATAATTACTGGACCTCGCACCAGCGCGTCGCGACGCGGATGACGATTGATCCGCGTGCGGCTCGCATCGGTCGCGCGGCGACGCGCGATGCTGCGATCGCACTCGAACGCAGCGGCGTGCGCGGCAAAGGTGATGCCGCAATCTCCAGACGTGACGCCACGACGCCGCGGCACGACGCAGCCATTGCCAAGCGCAATGCTGCGGTTGCGGCCGACAGGACTCGCGCCGGACGGAGCGAACGCACCATGAATGAGCGAGCCGCCGTGCAGAGCCGTAGCCCGCGCGACGCGCAGGCGCGCATGACGCACGACCGGGCTGCGAGCCGCGCCGTCGTCCGCACGCAGCCGATGACGCGTGCGCATGAAGCGCCGCGCGTGTCGGCCGCGCCTGCGGCTCGGCCTGCGACGCCGCAGACGCCGCACATGGCTCGGCCGAATGTGAGCCACGGTTCGCCGATGAATGCTCGGGCGCAGATGCCGGCGGCGCGCGCGACCGCGCCTGCGATGCCGCATTCGGGCGGCGGCGCTCCGCACGTCAATGCGGCGCCGCGCGGTGGCAATCCCCCGGCTGGCGGCCCTGGCGGCGGCCATCAAAAGCACTAG
- a CDS encoding DUF6894 family protein, whose translation MPYYSFDLVVGEEFKNQGGIILEDIEVASDRADQLATELSQVKPELHQKGCSVRVTDRDDNEVYRTPLDPVPAWRR comes from the coding sequence ATGCCGTACTACTCCTTCGATCTTGTGGTTGGTGAAGAGTTCAAGAACCAGGGCGGAATCATCCTCGAAGACATCGAGGTCGCCTCCGATCGCGCCGATCAATTGGCCACGGAGCTGTCGCAGGTGAAGCCAGAGCTCCACCAGAAGGGATGCTCGGTGCGCGTCACCGATCGCGATGACAACGAGGTCTATCGCACGCCGCTCGATCCCGTGCCGGCTTGGCGGCGCTAG
- a CDS encoding multidrug efflux SMR transporter produces the protein MTSAFNAYAALALAIVFEVTASAFLQQSAQFTRPWPTLAMVLFYVASFYALSVAIRVIPLSIAYAIWGGVGIILTATVSFVLFRQMLDAAAFVGIALIVSGVVVINLFSGTTVH, from the coding sequence ATGACATCCGCCTTCAATGCCTATGCGGCACTCGCTCTCGCCATCGTCTTCGAGGTCACCGCCTCCGCCTTCCTGCAGCAGTCGGCGCAGTTCACCCGGCCATGGCCGACGCTGGCGATGGTGCTGTTCTATGTCGCCTCGTTCTATGCGCTGTCGGTCGCGATCCGCGTCATTCCCCTCAGCATCGCCTATGCGATCTGGGGCGGGGTCGGCATCATCCTGACCGCCACGGTCTCCTTCGTGCTGTTCCGCCAGATGCTGGACGCCGCCGCCTTCGTGGGGATCGCGCTGATCGTATCCGGAGTTGTGGTCATCAACCTGTTCTCGGGGACCACGGTGCATTGA
- a CDS encoding TetR family transcriptional regulator has protein sequence MPESRYARAKQPEQVRRALLDHAAAIAMDHGVSGVTVQAVAAAAGVTKGGLFHHFSSKQALIEGLFADLLARVDAEIDSAVESDPKPRGSFTRAYVNAVFTGKAFGFATPWAALSMVVVTDPSLRRLWNDWIKARLKRHRATDGAPDFHVVRLAADGAWLSYVTTGQTRMSADLRAVHDRLIAQTYRRA, from the coding sequence ATGCCGGAAAGCCGCTACGCCCGCGCCAAGCAGCCCGAGCAGGTGCGACGCGCCCTGCTCGACCACGCAGCGGCCATCGCCATGGACCATGGCGTCTCCGGCGTCACGGTGCAGGCGGTCGCTGCGGCGGCCGGCGTCACCAAGGGCGGGCTATTTCATCATTTCTCCAGCAAGCAGGCCCTGATCGAAGGCCTGTTCGCCGACCTCCTCGCTCGCGTCGATGCCGAGATCGACAGCGCGGTCGAGTCGGATCCCAAGCCGCGCGGCAGCTTCACGCGGGCCTATGTGAATGCGGTATTCACCGGCAAGGCCTTCGGCTTCGCAACGCCATGGGCGGCGCTGAGCATGGTCGTCGTCACCGATCCGTCGCTGCGCCGCCTTTGGAACGACTGGATCAAGGCCCGGTTGAAGCGCCATCGCGCCACCGATGGTGCGCCCGATTTTCACGTCGTACGCCTCGCTGCCGACGGCGCCTGGCTGTCCTATGTCACGACAGGACAGACACGCATGAGCGCCGACCTGCGGGCCGTGCACGACCGCCTGATCGCGCAGACCTATCGACGCGCTTAG
- a CDS encoding MarR family transcriptional regulator: MKDNNDMPGHLARRFQQIAVAVFLAEVGDAGFDLTPVQYAALATIKANPGLDQVTLAGLIAYDRTTITGVIDRLVQKGLVERRASSRDRRARELETTDEGRRTLRRITPAVESAQRVLLRGLSAKEGEELMRLLRKAIAAGNELSRAPLREAQA; the protein is encoded by the coding sequence GTGAAAGACAATAACGACATGCCCGGGCATCTGGCGCGCCGGTTCCAGCAGATCGCGGTCGCGGTGTTCCTGGCTGAAGTCGGAGATGCCGGCTTCGATCTCACGCCGGTACAATATGCCGCGCTCGCGACCATCAAGGCCAATCCGGGACTCGACCAGGTGACGCTTGCAGGATTGATCGCCTACGACCGCACCACCATCACCGGCGTGATCGATCGCCTGGTGCAGAAGGGCCTTGTCGAACGGCGCGCTTCCAGCCGAGACCGCCGCGCACGGGAGCTCGAGACCACCGACGAAGGGCGGCGCACGCTGCGCAGGATCACGCCAGCCGTCGAGTCCGCGCAGCGCGTCCTGCTGCGAGGACTGAGCGCAAAGGAAGGCGAGGAATTGATGCGGTTGCTGCGCAAGGCGATTGCCGCCGGCAATGAGCTCAGCCGCGCACCGCTGCGCGAGGCGCAGGCGTAG
- a CDS encoding SDR family NAD(P)-dependent oxidoreductase, with amino-acid sequence MSLFSTPFDPVRDTALVTGAGNGIGRAIAQALVGEGVRTVFADISGERVGTAISASKRPELALPWIGDLARLEACDELLAAAQAALGDVTHFVHSASPPRREADHALAVDRRTWQEMHAVNLDAGFHLAREIAKRLIAAKRPGSFLFLTSLHAGTPRNLPHYSTAKAGMAMLVKELAKTFGRHDIRVNALVPGAIAAGGFVADASLARHIPLGRLGEADDLAPMALTVLSNKLSAYVTGAAFVVDGGLSLTNWFEPPVLGE; translated from the coding sequence ATGAGCCTGTTTAGCACGCCATTCGATCCCGTACGCGACACCGCGCTCGTCACCGGCGCGGGCAACGGCATTGGCCGCGCGATCGCGCAAGCCCTGGTCGGCGAAGGCGTCCGCACCGTGTTCGCCGATATCAGTGGCGAGCGGGTGGGGACGGCGATCAGCGCGAGCAAGAGGCCCGAGCTGGCGCTGCCCTGGATCGGTGACCTCGCCAGGCTCGAAGCATGCGACGAGCTGCTGGCCGCCGCACAGGCGGCACTCGGGGACGTCACGCATTTCGTCCACAGCGCGTCACCGCCGCGGCGAGAGGCCGATCATGCGCTCGCGGTCGATCGCAGGACATGGCAGGAGATGCACGCCGTCAATCTCGACGCCGGCTTTCATCTGGCGCGCGAGATCGCGAAACGGCTGATCGCGGCGAAGCGGCCGGGCTCGTTCCTGTTTCTCACCTCGCTTCATGCTGGCACGCCGCGCAATCTTCCGCATTACTCGACGGCAAAGGCGGGCATGGCAATGTTGGTGAAGGAGCTCGCCAAGACGTTCGGCCGCCACGACATCCGAGTCAATGCGCTGGTGCCCGGCGCGATCGCGGCCGGCGGGTTCGTCGCGGATGCCTCGCTGGCGCGGCACATTCCGCTCGGGCGTCTCGGCGAGGCCGACGACCTCGCGCCGATGGCGCTCACCGTCTTGTCGAACAAGCTATCCGCTTACGTCACCGGCGCAGCTTTCGTCGTCGACGGCGGATTGTCGCTGACGAACTGGTTCGAACCGCCAGTGCTCGGCGAGTAG
- a CDS encoding FAD-binding monooxygenase: MQFHLNGFRPGDPEIADPAERAQASGAAGAVPEEVDILIVGCGPAGLTLAAQLAQFPDIKTCIVEQKPGRLLVGQADGIACRTMEMFHAFGFSERVLKEAYWVNETTFWKPDEAAPETIVRSGRVQDVEDGLSEFPHVILNQARIHDGFLDIMRKSPAKLDPYYGRRVLDLHVDPVAGPADHAVTVRLERVDAGGEGRVETIKARYVVGCDGARSTVRRSIGRELHGDSANHAWGVMDVLAVTDFPDIRFKSLIQSAKDGSLLIIPREGGYMVRLYVELAKLDVGERVASRNITADDVIAKARRILKPHTLDVKEIAWWSVYEIGQRLTDKFDDVPEPDVATRLPRIFIAGDACHTHSPKAGQGMNVSMQDAFNLGWKLAAVLRRQCAPSLLHSYSAERQAVARELIDFDREWAGILASAAKAGGGDAAKTQDYFVRHGRYTAGTATHYCPSVLTGASSHQHLAEGLVIGKRFHSTPVIRLADAKPVHLGHAAQADGRFRIYAFSPAEDPAAAGSAIRALCNFLTEAKESPIKRHTSAGADIDSVIDLRTVFQQDHRELAVEAMPSLLLPRKGRHGLIDYEKMFCPDLKSGHDVFAMRGIDRRAGCMVVVRPDQYVATVLPLDDFAALASYFDRFMLQAN; the protein is encoded by the coding sequence ATGCAGTTCCATCTGAATGGATTTCGGCCGGGCGATCCCGAGATTGCGGATCCTGCCGAGCGCGCTCAGGCCTCGGGTGCTGCGGGCGCCGTGCCCGAAGAGGTCGACATCCTCATCGTCGGCTGCGGGCCCGCCGGCCTGACGCTTGCAGCCCAGCTCGCGCAATTCCCTGATATCAAGACCTGCATCGTCGAGCAGAAGCCGGGCCGCCTGCTGGTCGGGCAGGCCGACGGCATCGCCTGCCGCACCATGGAGATGTTTCACGCCTTTGGCTTCAGCGAGCGCGTGCTGAAGGAGGCTTATTGGGTCAATGAGACGACCTTCTGGAAGCCGGATGAAGCGGCGCCGGAGACCATCGTCCGCAGCGGCCGGGTGCAGGACGTCGAAGACGGGCTGTCGGAATTCCCGCATGTCATCCTCAACCAGGCGCGCATTCATGACGGCTTTCTCGACATCATGCGCAAATCGCCGGCCAAGCTCGATCCGTATTACGGCCGGCGCGTGCTTGATCTCCATGTCGATCCGGTTGCCGGTCCCGCCGATCACGCCGTGACGGTGCGCCTCGAGCGCGTCGATGCCGGAGGCGAGGGCAGGGTCGAGACGATCAAGGCTCGTTATGTCGTCGGCTGCGACGGCGCGCGCAGCACGGTGCGCAGATCGATCGGTCGCGAGCTGCACGGCGATTCCGCCAACCACGCCTGGGGTGTGATGGACGTGCTGGCGGTGACAGACTTCCCGGACATCCGCTTCAAGTCGCTGATCCAGTCCGCCAAGGACGGCAGCCTGCTGATCATTCCGCGCGAGGGCGGTTACATGGTCCGCCTTTATGTCGAGCTCGCAAAGCTCGATGTCGGCGAGCGCGTCGCGAGCCGCAACATCACCGCCGATGACGTGATCGCCAAGGCGCGGCGGATCTTGAAGCCGCATACGCTCGACGTGAAGGAGATCGCCTGGTGGTCGGTCTACGAGATCGGCCAGCGTCTCACCGACAAGTTCGACGACGTGCCGGAGCCTGACGTCGCGACCCGCCTGCCGCGCATCTTCATAGCGGGTGATGCCTGCCACACCCACAGCCCGAAGGCGGGGCAGGGCATGAACGTCTCGATGCAGGATGCATTCAATCTCGGCTGGAAGCTCGCCGCTGTCCTGCGCAGGCAGTGTGCGCCGAGCCTGCTGCATTCCTATTCGGCCGAACGCCAGGCGGTTGCGAGGGAGCTGATCGACTTCGATCGCGAATGGGCGGGGATCCTCGCTTCCGCCGCGAAGGCCGGCGGCGGCGACGCCGCCAAGACGCAGGACTATTTCGTCAGGCACGGCCGCTATACCGCCGGTACTGCGACGCATTACTGTCCGTCGGTTCTCACGGGTGCGTCCTCCCATCAGCATCTCGCGGAAGGCCTTGTCATCGGCAAGCGCTTCCATTCCACGCCGGTGATCCGGCTGGCAGATGCCAAGCCGGTGCATCTCGGCCACGCGGCGCAGGCCGATGGCCGCTTCCGCATCTACGCGTTTTCGCCCGCGGAAGATCCTGCCGCCGCCGGCTCGGCCATTCGCGCCTTGTGCAATTTCCTCACTGAAGCCAAGGAGTCTCCGATCAAGCGCCATACCTCCGCGGGCGCCGACATCGACAGCGTGATCGACCTGCGCACAGTCTTCCAGCAGGATCATCGCGAGCTTGCCGTCGAAGCGATGCCGTCGCTGCTACTCCCGCGCAAGGGCCGCCATGGTCTGATCGATTACGAGAAGATGTTTTGTCCGGACCTCAAGAGCGGTCACGACGTCTTCGCAATGCGCGGTATCGACCGGAGAGCCGGCTGCATGGTCGTGGTGCGGCCGGACCAGTACGTCGCGACCGTGCTGCCGCTCGATGATTTTGCTGCGCTTGCGTCGTACTTCGACAGGTTCATGCTGCAGGCGAATTGA
- a CDS encoding L,D-transpeptidase translates to MQTTLSPSTDASMTPRDRQLLAHKPYAQANVPEQYLRHIVDYQRKEQPGTILVDTDARYLYFVLPGGKAIRYGVAVGEEAMAFSGVARVGRLAEWPDWVPTAEIQARLGPYPARVAGGPANPLGARGIYLYAGNKDTLYRIHGTNQPEYIGQAISSGCIRMRNEDVIDLYDRVKLNSVVVVLPPGQNAQAETGARWRG, encoded by the coding sequence ATGCAGACGACGCTTTCGCCATCGACGGATGCGAGCATGACGCCGCGCGACCGGCAGTTGCTCGCACATAAACCGTATGCGCAGGCGAACGTGCCTGAGCAATATCTGCGTCACATCGTCGATTACCAGCGCAAGGAGCAGCCGGGCACGATCCTGGTCGATACCGATGCGCGCTACCTCTATTTCGTGCTGCCCGGGGGCAAGGCGATCCGCTACGGCGTCGCGGTCGGCGAGGAAGCCATGGCGTTCTCCGGCGTCGCGCGCGTCGGCCGGCTGGCGGAATGGCCGGACTGGGTGCCGACTGCGGAGATCCAGGCGCGGCTCGGCCCGTATCCGGCGCGCGTTGCCGGTGGTCCCGCCAATCCGCTGGGTGCACGGGGCATCTATCTCTATGCCGGCAACAAGGACACGCTCTACCGCATCCATGGCACCAACCAGCCCGAATATATCGGGCAGGCGATCTCGTCGGGCTGCATCCGGATGCGCAACGAGGACGTCATCGATCTCTATGACCGGGTGAAGCTCAATTCGGTGGTCGTGGTGCTGCCGCCCGGGCAGAACGCGCAGGCCGAGACGGGTGCGCGCTGGCGCGGCTGA
- a CDS encoding TetR family transcriptional regulator: MADRRSRSVSSRKQPQQARSAGLVAAILDAAVQVLAKEGAQRFTTARVAERAGVSIGSLYQYFPNKAAILFRLQSDEWRRTSELLAGILADRTKPPLARLRALVHAFIRSECEEAAIRVALSDAAPLYRDAPEAQDARAAGEGIVAAFMREALPKSSAATRSLAGELITTTLSEVGKDFSEETRSEAEIAAYADAMADMFCAYLTRLARR; encoded by the coding sequence ATGGCCGATCGTCGAAGCCGTTCAGTTTCCTCACGAAAACAGCCGCAACAGGCCCGCTCCGCGGGGTTGGTGGCGGCCATCCTCGATGCCGCTGTTCAGGTTCTGGCGAAGGAGGGGGCGCAGCGCTTCACGACGGCGCGGGTGGCAGAGAGAGCCGGGGTGAGCATCGGATCGCTCTATCAGTATTTTCCGAACAAGGCGGCGATCCTGTTCCGTCTCCAGAGCGACGAGTGGCGGCGTACCAGTGAGCTGCTCGCCGGCATCCTCGCGGATCGGACGAAGCCACCGCTGGCGCGGCTGCGTGCGCTGGTTCATGCCTTCATCCGCTCCGAGTGCGAGGAAGCTGCGATCCGCGTCGCGCTCAGTGACGCCGCGCCGCTTTATCGCGATGCGCCCGAGGCGCAGGACGCGCGGGCGGCTGGCGAGGGCATCGTCGCCGCCTTTATGCGGGAGGCGCTGCCGAAGTCCTCGGCTGCGACGCGCAGCCTCGCCGGCGAGCTGATCACGACGACGCTGAGCGAGGTCGGCAAGGATTTTTCGGAAGAGACTCGGAGCGAGGCGGAGATCGCGGCCTATGCCGATGCCATGGCCGACATGTTCTGCGCCTATCTTACGCGGCTGGCGCGGCGCTGA